DNA sequence from the Malus sylvestris chromosome 10, drMalSylv7.2, whole genome shotgun sequence genome:
TAAGGACCCAAATTTTGCTCTGCCCTTCTGGAACTGGGACGGTAAAGACGGCATGTACTTGCCTCCTATTTTCGAGGAGGGCCGCAGTAGTTCCCCACTCTTCGACCACTACCGAAACGCCAAGCACCGGAAGGAGAAATTTGTGTTGGATCTCAACTACAATTGCACCGACTCCGGCAAAACAGATGAAGAAATTAAAGAGGATAACCTCTGTACTATGCACCGGCAGATGTACTCTGCTTCTACTGGTAAGGATTTGCGTCTTTTCTTTGGCCACCCTTACAGGAAAGGCGACAAACCTAGCCCCGGTGCAGGAAACATTGAACGTATTCCCCACAACAATGTCCACATCTGGACTGGCGACCCCGATTGGGTTAGAGAGGACATGGGAAACCTTTACTCTGCTGCTAGAGATCCCATCTTTTTCGCGCACCATGCCAACGTAGACCGCATGTGGTACTTGTGGAAAAAAGAATTACACTGCAAGGACATCTCCCAAGATGACTGGCTGAAAGCCGAGTTTCTATTCTACAACGAGAACAAGCAACTCGTCCGAGTTAACGTCGAACAATCTCTCGACACGGACAAGCTCGGGTACAAGTAcgatgatgatgttgatattgAGTGGATGAGCAATAAGTACAAGCCAAAAGCTCGTAAGTCGTTAAACAAGGCAAAGCCAAACGTCTCTAGGTTCCCGGTGAAATTGGACTCCAAGGCAAGTGTTAAAGTGCAGAGAGCATCTTTGAAGCAGCCCGCGAACGAGAAGGCAGAACGAGCAGAGGTGTTGTTGATCGAAGGGATTGAGTTCCCTGGTAACCAGGCTGTGAAGTTTGATGTGTATGTCAATGACGATGCAGACACGGAGAGCGGGCCTTGCAACTCTGAGTTTGCTGGCAGCTTTGTTCACGTCCCACACAGGCACAGCCACACTATTAAGACCAATATGACATTAGGGATTACGGATCTGTTGCAGGACTTGGAAGCTGAAGATGACAGCCACGTGGTTGTGACTTTGGTGCCAAGGTATGGGAAAGGGCCTATCACCATTGGTGATGTCAAGATTGAGCTCTGATTCTTTTCTCGGCCTTCTCGATCCACTGGATCTGTTTCCATGCATGCTTTCTACGTATCCTAGCTACCCCTTTCTTTCTGCCAGTGATAATAAATTGCATGCATGCTTTGATCAGAGCACTGCGATGTTTCTGCTGCCTTTCATTTCCATCCTCCATTACTTTCACTTCTTGTTTGTGTCAAGTTAAGTTCTTGTGTATGTGTAATGCATGCGTCGATCAAGACCACGCATGTACCACAGTGCATGCTTCCGTGGGAGATCATTTATGTTGGTTGTTGCTAAATAAACCTTATGTTCAGTGTGTTTAAGTTGCTTTAATTTGCtttttgttctctctctctttttcctaAAGGCGATTCATATATACTCCAACTGCATTTGATTCGGTGAATGTCTCATTACATGTCTTTTACatttttgataaatttttttatagagggaTGGCTGCTGAGAGGCCGTGGAAAAATTGGTTGAGACCTTTATGAACTGGTTGGTTTAACAAGCACGTGATAAACAATGAAATAAAACTAGGTCAGTAATTGAATTAATAgaacagaaagaagaagattTTGTGAAGGagttgtagacatgtaaatttcagtGAAATAGGTTAGTAACTATTGAATTAATAGAACACAAAGAAGAAGATTTTGTGAAGGAGTTGTAGATATGTAAATttcagtgaaataaatgttcaccaataaattaatttttgatCCACTAGAGCTTACGATGCGCACACCATGGGCTCCACAAATTGCTCACATTGCAAGTGATGATTCATCAAAACTGGATGAATTAATAAGAGTGACACGTGTCAGCATCTGAAACCTCcgtcaaacaaatcaaatcaagTACAAAAGATAACAAATTAACCCTATATAATATGATCAAATtattttctaaataaaaaattatgagctaaattaaataatttgcTTAAATTAAAGCACATCAGAAAATCAATCCCACAACTCACAGGATTCAAATTGAGTGTTCTAAACGAAGACTCAATCCCTTGCCTATAAATACTAGGCTCATTTTCAAAACACAGACTTCAGAGAAATGAAGCAATTCCAAGCCTTTGGAGAAactatgacaaaaaaaaaaaaaaaaaaaggcctttGGAGAAAACCATAAAGCTCTTTTGCCAAAGCAAACACCAAACATTCTTGTTCTTCATCAATCTCATGGAGGATTAACAAGCACAACAAATACACGTGCCAGTTCCTCCACACCAAAGCCGAAGATCACAATCACACTACTCGTGATCCCGATttgttcaagatcaagtctctaCAACTTTTGACCAAATCACATCTGGTTCAAGAGTAGTGCTCGCCACCCTTAGATCAAACTCAATATTGGAGATCGAATAAGAGAAAATTCTTTTCTTGTAAAGAATATTCCCTAAACATTCATTTAATACAAGTATTACTTTGTAAACgtgttcttgttttatttgttgaaaaaatttcaTGTTTATAGGAGTATAAATCCCAATTCAGAGAGGATTTCAGAGCAAAAAAGGATACGGCCAACAAGAAGTTTAATAAGCACCATTAATCATAGAAATAAGTAGGAATAAGGAATTGTATTGATAAGAAGAGCTATAGTATTAACCCGCCTGCGACGACCATCGGTCATTCTGGCCAACGATTAACTGTTCGATTCATgtctctcaattttttttttctcctccccTATCtgcctcttcctctctctttaaACATTTACCTTCCACAGGTTTCGATCCATCTCATTTTTCCCAGATCTTGGATGCAAGAACACAAGGCCTAGATTTTCCATACAATAACATCCATATCTAGTGCGGTGACCCGAACCATACCAACCAGGAGGACATGGACAACTTCTACTACACTGGTCGGGATCCCCTGTTTTACGCCAACCACTGTAACGTGGACCGGATGTGGAACATTTGGAAAACCCTCGGACGCAAGCGTAATGACCCAACCGACACCGATTGGTTCGACGCTGAGTTTCTTTTCTACGACGAAAACGCGGAGCTTGTGAGCTGTAAGGTTCGGGACAGCATCCATCCTGAGAAAGATCTTCGTTAAACTTACGAGCCTGTTAATGTTCCATGGCTGTTCACAAAGCCAACCGCTCGTAAGTCGAAGACCAATACCAAAGCCAAGGTGGCGGCTACTGAGCTGACAACCAAGTTCCCAGCAACGTTTGACTCAAAGACGACGGTGGAGGTGTTCGTGGTGGAATTTTCCCGTGGGGGATGTTTCCTatccgacgagcacacagctccacGAGAGGTTTGGCGttggttgagggctgctgtagGGCTTCTGTTTCactgtcgggcaagtctcgtcgggcaagactagtcgggcaagtctcgtcgggccgggctgaaagagaaggacaacgttaactttgagaggtgcctttgtggggccttaggtgtaggccttgaggctcacaatcaaggttaactttttggtgctcaggcgtgccactgccatctttagtatggcagatgtaaaatggatgtcgagttttagttgtatatatgtatagtatatatccaagaaaccgtgttagttataacagggtgcctttgtggggccttaggtgtaggccttgaggcttcccataaataactaaaccagtgttTGCACACATAATATTTATTCTCGTGGTTGTAGGAGCTTTATAACTATTATATTTATGATTACCCGAATCTGAGAGGTAgaacgaacccaaataggtgcctttgtggggccttaggtgtaggccttgaggcttcccatcagaattcattcTTATACTCAGACTCTCTAGATCGTAgaacagaatgaatccaaatggctgcctttgtggggccttaggtgtaggccttgaggcttcccatcagaattcattccATGTTCTAACGTTCTAcgataatcatgatataatagaaacaaaactaaaggttaggtcgattacttgcgccccaagtaacttcggacttctcgtttatcaaggactgtcgtggatgggttaagtccacataaggctcttttttatgccttgaggccaaggacttttaactgatcagatttacaagtccgagggcttagaacttggatctggtttgaacactgaagatatattcaaatcggatccaagtactgagaaagccttttaataatcattttgctagaaacaacttgaatataactggaagtatacaacatatttctaggctaatgaatgaaaagacacaaaacaaagaaggtcgggcaacaTTTAACCTTATCGGGTAAGGCTGCTCGTCCTTCAGGTTCCTTTCTTTGTGGTTTAAGGGTCTGAaagctttagagagagagaaagagagagttttacAAGAAATGAAttgatactacagcaaggttgaacagggtagTAGAGCTATAACAGAGGTTTAAGAGAAGGTTTATCCCGAGAGGGAtaaaggcttgggctgactacagcttcgttttgaaggcaaatctggctttgagcagagtttgtgcttgcatttgtttgtttgattgagtgtccataatccttgTGTATCTGCTCCTTTTTATAGAGGTCTGGAGGAAACCCTCCTGCTGAGGTTTTGTACTTGCCCGAAAGAagcttgggcagcttgcattTCCTTACTTGGGTAGCTTGCATTGCTTTTGCCAACTTGCATgtagaaacaatattaaaaggggaatttgcatctccaccacatGTTTCTAGCACatgttttcccacttgtaataaactaacatttaaaagaagcaagttggcCTCTTTCACATTTTCTTTGCATCCACACCCGTATGTTGCCTTCCAACCCATTTGCAAGGATGCATGTATCTTGATTAAACAATGCTTGACAAATCtccaccaccaaaacaaattggaagaacaatattatagtgtcCAACACCTCTACTTGCATCTAAATATCTTTCCAAGTTAGCATTCTTGCAtattaatcctccaaatgccatattttacccaaattgcccaaataagtaaaaatgggtatattttgagtgcaaacaGGAGGTAGCGAGGCCAAAGCTGAAGAAGATGACCAAGAAGGAGAAGAGTAACGAGGAGGAGGTGCTGATCATCAAGGACATCGAGTTTGAGAGCAACGAGGCGGTGAAATTCGATGTGTTTATTAATGACGATGCTGATTCGCTGAGTCGGACGTGCCTCATAGCCAGAAGACTGGCCTAAAAACAAGTCAAGTCATTTCGTTATTTGTGAAAAAACGAATTGTGattctttatttgttgtttACTAAAAGATCGTTTGATAACCTGTCATTTCGtttttacttttcattttttcaaaaatgaaATCTTGTTTAGTAACTATtttcacttttaaaaaaaatgatatcataaataaaaaagtgaAACTTCATGGCCAAATTTTAAAGACGGATAatattagggagactaaatttattgacaaaaattacaaattaaatgatgtgttaccAATAAGAATGATTATGTTTATTgatacttaagtaataaaccaatcatcaaatttcagtcctttagtttttaaaattttgtctacaaatttagtctatcAAGCATTACCCTTTAAAAACTCATGAAAataggtttcaatttttttttaactgaaaaGTGAAATTAGTTACTAAACAAGATTTCAGTTTtcagctttaaaaaaaaataaaaacgaaggctgaaaatgaaatggttatcaaacatcCCCTAAAGAAGTCATTCTTAGTGATAACAAGGAGAGACTAGAGAGAGATTCCTATACTTAGCCGTGAGAGTTTCCCatatatgattttcattaacaAGATTGAAATGATTACAGAGAGAAGAAGATCAAGTatggtttatttttattttgtaaagtGTAGACTTTATAACTATACATTCATAATAACATGAGTAATGTTCTATTTATCacatttgtactttttttttctaataataGTAGGACCCATTAACACATGTGAGTTCCATTTGCCCATCAACACATGTGTGTctcatttctattagaaaaataTGATATGGAAAATATGATAAGATCGCAATTTTGTAATAACATATATACTCAACTATCTATATACCGACCCCCCTCTCTTTttagtgtatataatatcgcttgttaaaaaaaaatgaacttgTCATAATCATTGAATCCATTTACCATGAACAAATGGCAGTTTACTAAACTTGCCCTCATAGTATATATAAAAGGTGAATCACAATCTATTGCATTAATATAAGGAAACAATTAATAGGGTTTGACGGGTGACCTAATATGATATGCATAATGAAAATTAAGTTCACACTTTATCCCAAATAAGGTGTTGCACATTTAAtttagggagactttggatgcggtccctagctatgAATAttatttgactaaaaccttgttggttttcaatttttgatccaagtccctgaaattaatgtgataatttatttctatgtacgttactatatttttttta
Encoded proteins:
- the LOC126587655 gene encoding polyphenol oxidase I, chloroplastic-like produces the protein MASFLPLAPATTLINRPSSIRSNTSTSLSCFPRPLFSIHRSFEKGKHGSPCKARKSDDEQGINQDDGKLDRRNMLIGLGAGGLYGATSLGLGTNPFATAVPIPAPDLKTCVRTTEDMKGLNCCPPSTEIINFELPEVKTLRTRPAAHTVDQKYIENYKTAIELMKNLPEDDPRNFWNQAQVHCAYCEGAYYYASNDCDGTKEEIQVHSSWLFYPFHRWYLYFYERILAKLIKDPNFALPFWNWDGKDGMYLPPIFEEGRSSSPLFDHYRNAKHRKEKFVLDLNYNCTDSGKTDEEIKEDNLCTMHRQMYSASTGKDLRLFFGHPYRKGDKPSPGAGNIERIPHNNVHIWTGDPDWVREDMGNLYSAARDPIFFAHHANVDRMWYLWKKELHCKDISQDDWLKAEFLFYNENKQLVRVNVEQSLDTDKLGYKYDDDVDIEWMSNKYKPKARKSLNKAKPNVSRFPVKLDSKASVKVQRASLKQPANEKAERAEVLLIEGIEFPGNQAVKFDVYVNDDADTESGPCNSEFAGSFVHVPHRHSHTIKTNMTLGITDLLQDLEAEDDSHVVVTLVPRYGKGPITIGDVKIEL